The following proteins are encoded in a genomic region of Oncorhynchus keta strain PuntledgeMale-10-30-2019 chromosome 6, Oket_V2, whole genome shotgun sequence:
- the scaf4a gene encoding SR-related and CTD-associated factor 4, whose amino-acid sequence MDAVNAFNHELFSLMDMKPPISRAKMISITKSAIKAMKLYKHVVQIVEKFIKKCKPEYKVAGLYVVDSIVRQSRHQFGMDKDVFGPRFTKNITGTFENLCLCPTEERSKIVRVLNLWQKNGVFKMEIIQPLLDMATSGSSCVADTEMDDPDPGFPSSPSPVKGKVTSVTENTVVAPVSQLQNSDAFAAVAQLFQSSKGQQLQQIFQNFQQNPLKPQTHPFPPQTHSHPHPQPHPQPHPQPHLQPQPHLQPQPHLQPQPHLQAQPHPQPHLQAQPHPQPHLQAQLHLQPHLQAQPHPQPQHQAPPQHQAQPHHQAQPQPPANLHHLHSQLHLQSLTPALGTTAQRLPLPSSELSQQKTAFDKVATLLDRFDYDDEPEGADESKKDQTSFTQQPPGFPQHFQQHMMGMVQDLPRQISLPPNGQLQGYGLLPGQAYPGMVVPPGQLLPGTGPPGFPGGYPPNKDAFGQHVGQQEQDMNMDLDPPSMKDGRHRPDGRKSPSGSRSPKRRRSRSISRTHRSRDRRRHSPRSRSQERREREKEKERERERRQKGLPQPKADTLSVCSTTLWVGQLDKRTQQQDVACLLEEFGQIDSINMIPPRGCAYIVMVHRQDAFRALQKLSRGSYKVNQKAIKIAWALNKGIKAELKLYWDVELGVTFIPWSKIRQDQLEDVREGGTLDPDTLDPEWRCVQNNQETPEEFRQNGRSEPLATLEDAAGTAPVDAPVQVHPVQVQSMGSVGSLQQHPSFPPGPGPPGGPPMGLPPPSFPPGVPPGPPPSFMRPGPRFNPMQMMPPGFLPPGSMPLGPSGPPPSAAGGVGVVELSLDPAGLGNQVPGPPGGSPGGPIPLSGGLLGARPGMIPLQRPPVHSPGPVLPPPHMQRFPPPHGGPHGPHPPRGPPHHNMPPQMMPPNRGPHPHMIHHDGPPLPPGGPRGFGMGMPPSHPMRGPFPPHGPPPGGPPPPFMRGGPRGPDGPEEIEGRGPFRGERPGFRDRDPDRERERDWERDRERFGGGGRR is encoded by the exons CTGTTCTCCTTGATGGACATGAAGCCCCCAATATCTCGAGCCAAGATGATATCCATCACCAAGTCAGCCATCAAAGCTATGAAG tTATACAAACACGTGGTCCAGATTGTTGAGAAGTTCATTAAAAAG TGTAAGCCGGAGTACAAGGTGGCAGGTCTATATGTTGTAGACTCCATCGTCCGACAGTCCCGTCATCAGTTTGGCATGGACAAGGACGTGTTCGGGCCACGGTTCACCAAGAACATCACGGGAACGTTTGAGAACCTCTGTCTATGTCCCACTGAAGAACGG AGTAAGATAGTGCGTGTGTTGAATCTGTGGCAGAAGAATGGTGTGTTTAAGATGGAGATCATCCAGCCTCTTCTAGATATGGCGACATCTGGTTCCAGCTGTGTTGCAGACACCGAGATGGACGACCCAGACCCAG GTTTCCCCTCATCCCCATCACCAGTAAAGGGTAAGGTCACCTCAGTAACGGAAAACACTGTTGTGGCGCCTGTCTCTCAGCTTCAGAACTCTGACGCGTTCGCCGCTGTCGCTCAGCTCTTCCAGTCCTCAAAGggacaacag CTTCAACAAATTTTCCAGAACTTTCAACAAAATCCGTTAAAGCCTCAGACTCATCCCTTCCCACCCCAGACCCACAGCCACCCTCATCCTCAACCTCATCCTCAACCCCATCCCCAGCCGCATCTCCAGCCTCAACCCCATCTCCAGCCTCAACCCCATCTCCAGCCTCAACCCCATCTCCAGGCTCAACCTCATCCACAGCCGCATCTCCAGGCTCAACCTCATCCTCAACCCCATCTCCAGGCTCAACTCCATCTCCAGCCGCATCTCCAGGCTCAACCCCATCCTCAACCCCAGCACCAGGCTCCACCCCAGCACCAGGCTCAACCCCATCACCAGGCTCAACCCCAGCCTCCTGccaacctccaccacctccactccCAGCTCCATCTCCAGTCCCTGACCCCCGCCCTGGGTACGACCGCTCAGcgactccccctcccctccagcgAGCTCAGCCAGCAGAAAACAGCGTTTGACAAGGTGGCT ACGCTGTTGGACCGTTTTGACTATGACGATGAGCCTGAGGGAGCCGACGAATCAAAGAAGGACCAGACGTCTTT TACCCAGCAGCCTCCAGGTTTTCCCCAGCACTTTCAACAACACATGATGGGCATGGTCCAAGACCTCCCACGCCAG ATATCTCTGCCTCCTAACGGCCAGCTACAGGGCTATGGTTTGCTGCCGGGCCAGGCCTACCCAGGAATGGTGGTTCCTCCAGGTCAGCTCCTCCCTGGTACAGGACCTCCAGGCTTCCCTGGGGGATACCCTCCAAACAAGGACGCCTTTGGCCAACACGTGGGCCAGCAGGAACAG GATATGAATATGGACCTGGACCCCCCCTCCATGAAGGATGGAAGACACCGACCAGATGGCAGGAAGTCACCATCGGGATCTAG gtctcctAAGAGGAGGCGGTCGCGGTCCATCTCTAGAACACACCGGTCCAGAGACCGCCGCAGACACTCCCCGCGGTCACGCTCCCAGGAacgcagggagagggagaaggagaaggagagggagagggagagacgacaGAAAGGACTGCCACAGCCCAAGGCTGACACGCTGAGCG tgtgtaGTACCACTCTGTGGGTGGGTCAGCTAGACAAGAGAACCCAGCAGCAGGATGTAGCCTGTCTACTGGAGGAGTTTGGACAGATAGACTCCATCAAT aTGATTCCTCCTCGAGGTTGTGCCTACATCGTCATGGTCCACAGACAGGATGCATTCAGAGCTCTGCAGAAACTCAGCAGAGGATCCTACAAAGTCAACCAGAAAGCCATCAAG ATCGCGTGGGCCTTGAATAAAGGGATCAAGGCGGAGTTGAAGCTGTACTGGGATGTGGAGCTGGGCGTTACCTTCATCCCCTGGTCGAAGATACGACAGGACCAGCTAGAGGAcgtcagagagggagggacgctGGACCCAGACACACTGGACCCAG AGTGGAGGTGTGTTCAGAACAACCAGGAGACACCAGAGGAGTTCAGACAAAATGGCCGCTCTGAGCCGTTAGCCACACTGGAGGACGCAGCTGGGACCGCACCTGTAGACGCTCCTGTACAG GTGCATCCGGTCCAGGTGCAGTCGATGGGAAGTGTAGGTTCTCTCCAGCAGCACCCCTCCTTCCCCCCTGGGCCTGGCCCTCCTGGTGGTCCCCCCATGGGCCTgcctcccccttccttcccccctggtgtcccgcccggtcctcctccctccttcatgAGACCGGGACCAAGGTTCAACCCCATGCAGATGATGCCACCTG gtttCCTTCCGCCTGGGTCGATGCCATTGGGCCCCTCTGGCCCCCCTCCCTCAGCAGCAGGGGGTGTAGGGGTAGTTGAACTGTCTCTGGATCCAGCCGGCCTGG GTAACCAGGTGCCTGGTCCTCCAGGGGGCTCACCAGGCGGTCCCATCCCGCTGTCTGGAGGTCTTCTTGGGGCTCGCCCCGGCATGATCCCCCTCCAGCGCCCCCCAGTCCACTCTCCTGGTCCGGTCCTCCCCCCACCTCACATGCAGCGCTTCCCTCCTCCCCACGGTGGCCCACATGGCCCCCACCCCCCTCGGGGCCCTCCCCACCACAACATGCCACCCCAGATGATGCCACCCAACAGGGGCCCCCACCCTCACATGATCCACCACGATGGCCCCCCTCTGCCGCCCGGGGGCCCACGTGGGTTTGGGATGGGCATGCCCCCTTCCCATCCCATGAGGGGTCCCTTCCCTCCCCACGGGCCCCCCCCTGGGGGGCCCCCACCACCCTTCATGAGGGGGGGCCCTCGAGGGCCAGATGGGCCGGAGGAGATTGAGGGGAGGGGGCCCTTCAGGGGGGAGAGACCTGGGTTTAGGGACAGGgatccagacagggagagagagagggactgggagagggatagggagaggtttGGTGGAGGGGGGAGGCGG